Proteins found in one Pontibacter sp. SGAir0037 genomic segment:
- a CDS encoding chemotaxis protein CheB, protein MEKVTQLIVMGGSWGGIQASLHILKALPANYSVPIILVLHRLRNNDGNLESVFKNKLALVPHEIEEKERLQPGYVYLAPANYHVLLEKDHTFSLDVSDLENYSRPSIDVTFTSAADIFGKNMTGILLSGASKDGSSGIKSIYEKGGNVLVQDPSEAEVNTMPLSAIQLVPSCTVLNLAGIQDYLLSLHDH, encoded by the coding sequence ATGGAAAAGGTAACGCAACTAATTGTGATGGGAGGCTCCTGGGGAGGTATTCAGGCCTCGTTGCACATTCTGAAAGCTTTACCGGCCAATTATTCTGTACCGATCATACTGGTGCTGCACCGCCTGCGCAACAATGACGGTAACTTAGAAAGCGTTTTTAAAAATAAGCTTGCCCTGGTGCCGCATGAAATAGAGGAGAAAGAGAGGCTACAGCCCGGGTACGTATACCTGGCTCCGGCAAACTACCACGTGCTGCTGGAAAAGGATCATACGTTCTCACTGGATGTATCGGATCTGGAGAATTACTCTCGTCCTTCCATTGATGTTACGTTCACCAGTGCAGCTGATATTTTTGGAAAAAACATGACAGGTATACTATTGAGTGGGGCCAGTAAAGACGGCAGTTCCGGCATAAAAAGCATTTACGAGAAAGGGGGAAATGTGCTCGTACAAGACCCTTCGGAAGCAGAAGTGAATACCATGCCCTTGTCTGCTATTCAGTTAGTGCCTTCCTGTACAGTTTTAAACCTGGCTGGTATACAAGATTATTTACTTTCATTACATGATCACTGA